The Spartobacteria bacterium region GAATGTGGTGATTCCTGTGGTGATTTTGACGGTTTTCAGTAAAGAGAAGTTTTTGGGGCCGTTATGGGGGCTGATTGTGGCGCTGACTTTTCCTGTCAGTTTCGGGATCTATGCGCTGCTGAAGGAACGTCGGTTTGATGTGTTGTCGATTATTGGGGTTATTAATGTGTTTCTTACGGGGATTTTTGGCGTATTAAAGCTTCCGCCACAATGGATTGCCTATAAAGAGGCGGCTGTTCCGCTGGTGATCGGGATTGCGGTGATTATATCACTTAAAACGCCGTATCCGCTGATCAAGTCGATTTTAATGAACGACCAGGTTTTTGATGTTGATTTGCTTCATGCGCGGTTACGGGAGCGGGGGACGGAAGATCGTTTTGAAAAGCGGCTGGTGTGGCTGACATGGGGGCTGGCATCCTCGATGTTTTTGTCGTCGATTTTGAATTATGTGTTGGCAAAAATCGTTCTGAAAAGTACGCCGGGGACGGAAGCGTTTATGGCGGAACTGGGCAAAATGACAGGGTTAAGTTATCCTGTGATTGTTTTGCCAAGCATGATCGTTATGGGGTTTGTCTTCTGGGGTCTCACGCGGACGCTTACGGATCTGACAGGGTTGAGTATGGATGATATGCTGGCGGCTGAATTAAAGAGAGAGTGAGCCGGCGTCGGCATCTATGAACCATGCGGCGCGAGGG contains the following coding sequences:
- a CDS encoding MFS transporter, which gives rise to MAAEGKKRGNPLVSVLLNVVIPVVILTVFSKEKFLGPLWGLIVALTFPVSFGIYALLKERRFDVLSIIGVINVFLTGIFGVLKLPPQWIAYKEAAVPLVIGIAVIISLKTPYPLIKSILMNDQVFDVDLLHARLRERGTEDRFEKRLVWLTWGLASSMFLSSILNYVLAKIVLKSTPGTEAFMAELGKMTGLSYPVIVLPSMIVMGFVFWGLTRTLTDLTGLSMDDMLAAELKRE